The Papaver somniferum cultivar HN1 chromosome 6, ASM357369v1, whole genome shotgun sequence genome segment tcaagcttgtttgtcaagtttaatttccaaaactataagtcttgatttctagtctacttatagctaagtctcggattaggatagtaagtgtagttgaactctagactacacggtgttcatcgattgaagatgaagaaatactaaaggaacttgtggaacttcatcgacaaaaggtatgtggagacttgaacttatctatcactcaaaattatatctattttatcttctattttgggacaaaagtcgtatttctatatagacttcgattatacacattttctaattcgagccgagtttatctcgcttatctatttctcgaaatatgtgttggtaagctttcgctttggtcaagttcatctttactcatgacgaaattcatgttgattatttcaataacttgaaaatcgctttgatgaaaaatagtttgtgaataacaactatataacatcctctaagaaagtttcaattattgaaatgagagtttagaacatgtaaccatctttggatataaacatagtgtgttttcacatttgggtaaaagtccaaaactgggaacgAAATCCGGATGAGTGGCGGAAtgttcacgtccatgaatttctgctggagtttgaaagtgaaaaacaaactcaattcggttacttaagtacgcgtacccgtttgcatacttaagtaggttactttccaaaatcggtttgttcatgaactaaaacatttatataataaggaatgcaattttgcaaaccgtggctataatgttcatgaagcgattcgagtgaatcaaaaccgattttgcttcaattgtgtcttgtatacttccataatatctaagcaattgaacaactatctaactagttcatttgagcatttgaactagttacggtgaagatgaataaggttgatatgaaagtgctcatatggataaacattggttaactatttttgaaacaactaagtgtacacgtttaggtatggttactcaaacctaaatgaagttgcatttgatttttgtataacaagctaagttcgatctaacagttgaaagatattagcttgaatctaatcaggttttcatctaacgatgaatattgaatttttttaccaaggtaacttagatttcaaaccctgatttgaaatctatataaaggagaactctagaaactaggaaacctaatccccacacctcccatgtgatactagttgtataatctagagtcgattctcctttaaccttagttttttcacggaaccctataggttaacgacttgaagacttcattgggattgtgaagccagaccacactattttctctgtagatgcgtgatctgatcttgccgtttctatcgtgtttgagtgcaatcttaagattggcttgagattatatctccgataggcaagatagaaaagtagtcacaaacaccttcgtctcatcgtttgtgattccacaatatcttgtttcgttaatcgattaagattattgtgaggtgattgatatttctaggctgttcttcgggaatataagtccggtacatcaattggttcctgttcaacttgatttatcaaaagacggaacaaaactcgtaggtatttctgtggaagacatatatatctattcctatagacttttctgtgtgagacagatttgtttatcaagtcttcgactttgggtcgtagcaactcttagttgtgtgtgagatcagctaaaggaatcaagttcaTAGTATCctgccaggatcagagacgtaaggagcgcaactgtaccttaatcagtgtgagattgattagggctcaactacattccagtccgaagttaacttggagtaggctagtgtctttagcgtcttaatacagtgtggtgttcaaatctagactaggtcccggggtttttctgcatttgcggtttcctcgttaacaaaacttctgatgtctgtgttatttcttttccgcattatattttgttatataattgaaatatcacaggttgtgggttgaatcgatcaatttgtaaatccaacctttgtttgttgattgaaattgattgatccttgaacattggtcttggtaccgttcaagttatctctcttatattcaatcgggctcacaaattattatttgtttgattgcggattgaattgagagattaagatataactccttaatatacttttcttaagattgagtctgactgtctagttgattctattgaaattatattggagttagtccataaagattgctaagcaaaatattgggcgAGGTTTTTATACCACCACTTTTTTACCTTTCACCGAGTTGAGAAGACCGAATGGATCAAAGTGCGATCCATAGTTTAGAAGAGGAATATTTGAACGACACCAGTTGACCCTATCACCATGTATTCCATAAACCACTTTCATAATAAGTTTGTACATTGACCATAAGAAATCAATTTTTTACACACCACAGATAAATCCAAATTATTAAAAGAGACTTGCATCTCTATCATAACATATAATTTTACCTCTGCAACTAAACTATAATCATCAATGGTTGACCAAACCGGTGGTAGGAgaattagttttcaacatttggATACATGAGGTCAGAATGGATAGAATACTGCGTACCGAGAGTCCGAGACAATAATATAACGTTCTAGCTGTCCTTCGTGGTATGGTTGGGTTGAGGCATAATCCTGACTGTCCTCCTTGAAAAACCAATTCGGCCAATCTTGACCGTCCTTGTTCTCCGGACACATAGAAACCACTTATTCTTATAATGGCTTGCAGAATCAAATGCATAAAATAAATATCATGTAAATTGTATAGATGCATTATTCAATATCAATTGGTTGATGTTGCAGTTGAGATTACATATTAAAGTGAAAGGAATTCAATATCAATTGATTGATGTTGCAGTTGAGATTACATATTAAAGTGAAAGGAAATGTAGTGATGAGAATGAGTGGTGGTGGTAGTGTTAGTGCATTTCTCCGACTTTAGAAGAACGAATGGATCGAAGTGCGATCCGAGTTTATAAGAGGAATATCTGAATGACACCAGTCGACCCCGAGCATCACTCTCCAATAATTACTTTCACCCAAAACCCACAACTTAACATTTACTGAAATTTCTTAGCATCCAAACCAAAAACTTCATCCGGATGACATAGACCGCCAAATGGACTTTTTGGATCAATCCCAACCGTTCTATGAATTTTTGATCTCAAAGTCAAAATGCCGCCTACTTTTATAATAGTGATTTGAATCATGCTATACTTTTTTGTTTATAAGCGGAGGTAAGAAATTTTGGCAGACTCTTATCCCCATACCATACCCCTATGAAAAAACTAGCTGAAAACAAAGCTTGCTTCTTAAGCAAATTGGGCGACACTAAGTTAACTCAGTatcatctttttctcattcttttaCAGTGTTTCAAGTGTTAAATCTTTTACTTTCAAATGATCTTCtgactttttccttctctttatttatCATTTCTTTATTTATGATTAGTTGATTTGTTTTTGTGATTATTTCTAATCATGTTTTTATACATTTGTTTATCATTACCATCTTCCTAAAGTTTCCTCAGATGTCCCTTTTTCTCTCTTTTGTATTGCTATTACAATCTTTTTCTGTATTTGTTCTAATGGAATTCTAATTTTTGCAGGTTCCTCTTGATTTCTTATGGATCCCAACCAGTTTGGATCTTTGTGTTTAATTATGGCATCATCTTCATGACAATTTTTCGAATATGGCTATATTGCCTTCAACAACATATCCTCAAAGAGCATTTTTGCAAACTTCTCAGAGTTCAGTATCAAGTTTATCTTAATATGAGAAACATCATTATCCCCCAGATCAATCGTTTGAAGCCATTAACTTTCAGATTAGCCAACTGAGTCAAAACCCGATCCAAACAtaccaaattcaaattttcaacttTCCGCCTTTTGATACCCTGATTTTCAGTAATTATCAAAAAAATTCGGATCCCATGCAACCAATACATAACAAAATATTTCCTCTCGTTATGTTGAATATTTACTTGCCAATATTTAGGAAACAAAATATCCATCTAACCTTTTATAGTTATCATCCCCATTATATAGGGGAAGATAAACACTGGAAAATTGCGAGAAACCTCTCTAAACCTATACCTAATCTTCGTTTTCTACCCTGCAAAAAAATGGAGTATGAGAATGCTAGTAGTATGAAAAACATTACTGAAAAGATGGAAACTACTATGATTAGGACTCCCAGAGGTTCCATTGGATCGACGAAGAACCTGAGTGATGCTGCCGGTGCATGGAAAAATACCTTGATTGGAAAGTTAATTACTGATGATGAGGAAATCGAAACTTCTACTATCAAGAAGGAGATGAACATATTGTGGAAGAACTACAGGAAAAGGGAGACGAAAGTGGTTGGAAAATACTTATTTGTCTTCAAGTTTAATTCCCAAAATAACTTGAAGGATGTTTTAAAGAAAATTCCATGGAATGTCCAAAAGAATCTATTAGCTCTTCAAGAATACACAACTGAAATAGCTTACAAGGATTATGATTTTTCAAAACAAGCCTGGAATATTCAATTCAAGGGATTGTTGCTGGAGCATCATCATGTAGCAGTAGTGAATGAAGCCATTGAAGATCTtggtaaaaaaaattctactgagccTTAAAAAAACTGTAGGCCACGTTTTGGTAATATGATTACTGCGAGAGTGGAGATTGATTTGAAGAATCCACTTAAAAGAGTATAGTGGTGGAATACCAACTCAGGTGAACCATCTTGGATCAGGTATCATTGGGTTAAACAACCCCACAACTTATGTGACAAATGTTATGTCATAGACCATAATGAAGAAACTTGTAAGAAAGTTGCAGAATTCTTGTGCGAAAGAGCCATGACAGAAGAGGAGTATGAAGCTCACTGCATTGCTAAAAAGGAAGCTTCTAACGACGTACTTGAATATAAAGAAAAGAATGATGATGACTACGTTCATGTTGAAAAGGACTCAAAACTTTTGGAAGATGCTGATGAGAATAGAACAACTAAGAGATCTAGGAAACAAGTGATCCAAACTAATGGGTCCAATCCCTCTATTTAGGGACCTACCTTAGCTTTTAATGGAGGGGGTGTTAATGATGCTGACGCCAATAATACTCAAGATGAACTCATGGATGTTTCTGAATATGTTGCTAATGATCCTAATGTTAAACACACACAAGGGTGGATACCATGCAGAATCAAGGGGAGCATACTGCTGTGGTAATTATCTACTCCCATCATTCCTTATTAAATTTTTCTGCAAATCTTTCTTTCGATATTTGTGTTCATATTAATTTTTCCCTTTACTTCATTGCATGTTTTGTTCAACCATTTGGATATTTAAAAATGAGAGTCATTGCTTGGAACTGTCAGGGTTTCACTAGTAAAACCACTAGAGATCACTTAAAAGACTTAGTGTATCGATACGATCCCGATATAATTTTCATCTCAAAAACTAAgataacaattgaaaaaaatagaaaaaaatgataaaacccTACAAATATCCAAATAGTAAACTCATTTCTTCTATAGGGTTAGCGGGAGGACTAATTCTACCCTGGAAAGATGGTTTCCATCGTAATGTAGTACATTCAAAGTCTTGGATTTTTAATGTTTTGGTGCAGGATGATCCCTCAAAACCAGAATACCTATTAACATGCATGTATGGCTCTCCGTATCAACACAAAAAAGAGATTCAGTGGAACTATATCAAGAATTTGAGCAATACTGTGCAGCAACCGTGGGTGATTATCGGTGATTTAAAGCTGGTATTCAAAGATGAAgatatagttcatgtttctccaaaTCTTTCTGGTGAAAATATTTCTTCAAACTCAGTTGCTTCTACTTCAAGAGATGCCCCTTATGTCAACTTAATTTATGAAGCTGGCTTAGAGGATCTTGGATATACGGGGAGATCTTTCACATGGTCTAGCAATGTACATGAACTGGAGTTAGACGATCAAGAATAGATAGAGCTCTAGTAAATGGAGATTGGTTTCTACACTTTCAAGAtgcaaatcttcttcatcttcctcagcTGGGATCAGATCATTGCCTTATCATGTTGGACACTTCATCTTCAAATGGAGACGCTAGGAGAAATTGGAAGTATTTCCAATGCTATGAGAAAGATGATTCTCTTAAATCTGAAGTTGCAGCTGCTTGGAGTTAACATGTCGATGGTTCTCAGGCTTTTCAATTCTCTGACAAGTTGATCACTACAAGAAGATTTGTCTCAAGGTGGAATAAAGAAAAATTTGGAAATATCCAAAGTAGCATATTTTTACTTCACCAAAAATTAAATGCAACACAAAAAGCAGTCCAAACAGCGATACAAACTCTCAAATACAGCAAGTGGAAAATCAGATAGAGTACTGGCATCAAGTTCAAAATGATTACCGGGGACAAAAAGCAAGGGCTGAATTTTATCTTGAGATGGATAGAAATACAAGATATCACCATGCAAATGCAAATAGAAGACGCTCATGGAACAACATAGCTGCTTTGAAGGATGAATACGGAAACTGGTGAACTACAAGAAGTGAACTAGAAAAATTACTTGTAGACCACTACAACACCCTTCATACCACTACTTCTCCAAGGAAGAATGAAGCCATACTTCAGTGTATTCCTACAATGATTAATGATGCAGACAATATGGAATTAACACGCATACCAGATGATGCAGATATATACAAAGCTCCCAAAGATatgaaatcttggaaagcacCTGGTCCTAACGGGTTCCCACCTGGATTCTTCAAAACCCATTGGGAGATTGTAGGAAATGATGTGGTTGAAACAGTGAAACAGTTCTTTCGTACTGGTTACATTCTTAAAAGCCTGAACAACACTAATGTCACACTCATCCCAAAAATGAAGAATACACAATTTCCTGATGATCTACCACCAATTGCTCTATGAAACACATCGTATAAGATTATATCGAAGATTCTATCCTCAAGAATGAAGAAGGTAATGAGGAAAATAATCTCCACATTATAGGCAGCATACGTACTGGGGAGACAAATATCATACAATATTCACCTTGCTCAAGAGATTTTTCATACAATgaacaataaaaaagaaaattccaAACACCTGGCTTTGAAACTTGATATAGAAAAGGCCTTCGATAGGCTCGAGTGGTCCTTCCTTATGGACGTTATGTTGCAGATGGATTTTATCCATAGATGGTGCCAGTTGATAATGTAGTGTATTAGCACAACTCATATATCGATTTTACTCAACGGATCTCCATGCCAATCTTACAAGCCAACACGAGTGGTTAGACAAGGTGACCCATTGTCACCGTACTTATTCATCATAGTCATGGAAGCATTCTCACATCAGCTATTTCATGCGGAAAATAACAACAAAATTCAAGGAATCAGAATTGCTGCAGGTGCCCCTTCCATATCCCTTTTTTTTGCGTATGATTGTCTATTATTCATAAGTGTTGATATGCATAATGTCAATAATCTGCTTGATATCGTCAAAGAATTTGGCCAAGCTTCAGGGCAGATAGTGAATTTCACCAAATCCAGTGTTTACTACAGTGTACATGTTCCACAGAGATTCTGCAGAACGTTAACTAAGAGACTGAAAGTTCCAAGAATGTCACCAAATGAGAGGTACTTAGGCCTTCCCCTTTTAATTGGCAAGAAAAAAATCGATTGTTTCACAGGCTTGGTGGACAGAGTGAAGGGAAAATTATCAAAATGGAATGGTGACTCCATGTCTCAAAGTTGTAAGTTCTTGATGATAAGGACAGTTACCAACACTATACCATCTCACTCCATGAACTGCCTCCAAATTCCAGCTGAGATCATTAAACAAATTGACAGTCTGCAAAGAGACTTCTGGTGgggtttcaaaagaaaataggtACATACATAACTTCATGGAAAAAACTTGGACTTCACAAATATCTTGGTGGTCAGGGTTTTCGAGATTTAAAGATTTTAAATCAAGCACTCCTTGTTAGAGCAACTTGGAGAATCTGTATTAATCCAGATGAGCCGTGGGTAAAAGCAATTCAAGCTAAGTATTTCCCATATACTTCTCTTCTTTATGCAAACTTCAAAAcaaattgcttgtgggcttggaAAGGATTACAAAAGCAGATTCCGTTCATCAAAGCTAACAGTCGACGGAGGGTAGGAACAGGCACCAAAATTAAAATTTGGTTAGACGTATGGATCACAGGAATAAACGAGCCACTGGTCCAGGACAGGATGCTGAGCAAAGTGAAGATTACATCTGGGTACAAGAGATGATAATTCAAGAAGACAAACAATGGAATTCTGTGTTAATGGAACAACTATTTGAGCCAGATACTCTAGCCTAATCCTACAGATGAGAATACCAGTAGCAACTGAAGACAAATTAATCTGGAACCTCACTAGAAATGGAATATTCAGCCTTAAATCTGCTTATAATAAACTCCATGAAATCAGTTTGGGAGATACTGAAGTTTCCTTAATAATCCAAAATACAGATATCAAATGGAAAGAGCTGTGGTCCATCCAAATTTGTCCTAGAGTCAAACATTTCTGGTGGAAATGTCTCTCTGACATTTTACCTAAAAATGTTCGTCTTTCTCGGTCTTGGAGATGCATAAACAGTTCTTGTCCTTTATGCAATCAGCATGATGAAGAGACTATGCACATTCTGTTTAACTGCCCTTTCTCAAGACCAGTTTGGATGCTTATCACAGGAGGATCAACTGCAGTTACTGGAGTTCACACGGACATTGCTTCTGTCTTtgaagattggatgaaaccagcACAACAAACCAACACGAATTACAGTTGGTTAAACTTGGCAATGATAGTTTCTTGGTCAATATGGACTGAACGATGTAAAGTACAATTTCAGAAAAAGAAGGCAAACCTGGAAGCAGTTGCAAAGAAGGCTATAAACTTTGCTAATTACTTAGAGGGTTTAAATACAAAGAATCAGACCAGAGTCGACACCATGCATCACAATACATCTACACTGCATTAGAATCCCCCTGCATCTCCATATTTTAAAATAAACTGTGATGCCTTCTTTGATAAAAATACAGGTATTGCACTTGTTTTGCGTGATTTTGCAGGTAAATGGCGGGGATGCTCAAC includes the following:
- the LOC113291260 gene encoding uncharacterized protein LOC113291260, producing the protein MEAFSHQLFHAENNNKIQGIRIAAGAPSISLFFAYDCLLFISVDMHNVNNLLDIVKEFGQASGQIVNFTKSSVYYSVHVPQRFCRTLTKRLKVPRMSPNERYLGLPLLIGKKKIDCFTGLVDRVKGKLSKWNGDSMSQSCKFLMIRTVTNTIPSHSMNCLQIPAEIIKQIDSLQRDFWWGFKRK